Part of the Lotus japonicus ecotype B-129 chromosome 6, LjGifu_v1.2 genome, AAGGTTGAAGATTTATTTGCAAGGTTCTCTGGAAGCCCATGAGCAAAGAATTCTGGAAAGGTCCAATGAAAGAGCTCAGGATCAAGCATTGTAAGCATGCACCTCCAAGAAATCTGGGAAAGGTGGGTATCATGGTAAAGCAAAGTTCAAAAGATCAGAAGCCTTCTGGAAAATCAAGTCacaatcaaagccagagtcagaaTCTAGATGATTTAGATAAACCAAAATCATCATCAAAGAAGGGTGGTTCATTCTACAAGGGCACCGACAAGATGATTTAGATCAACCAGAATCATCATCAAAAGTTTAATTGCAATAAATTTGGTCATTTTTCTGCTGAGTGTAAGGCTccatgtggtggtggtggtgactcTCGACGGAAGTCCAATGATGAAGCCAACCTTGCTAAGGATGGTCATGCCACTGATGAAGAGCCAATCTCTCTCATGATGGTACCTAGAGAGGGTGATATGAATCTTGGAATTTGGTATAGAGAGGAAGAAtgttttagggttaattagttgATTATTAGTTTGGGTTAATTAGGAAAGTTTTTGGGggattaattataaattaattatgttaatttatatttttttaaaaattacacatcatttcattaaatgatgtggcaTGTCCACATAGGCTCCAAAGTGACACTTGGTCACGACGGTCGGAGTTTCATCGACGACAAGGGCGGTTTCCAAACAAAAAATGTAGTTTGAGGGCGTCcttaggaagattttccggcgagggacggaaatcatatctcgctcaaagttcagggacatTTTTTACGTTTatcccaaaaagaaaatataggTAAAATTTGAGTGTTTACAAGATGAACAACATTGATTTACCCAATGGGATCACCAATCTAAACAAAAAACATCAACGTGAATAAAATGAGGTGATGATTAAACGTGCAAgttattactaacaactaacacttgtctattaaaaaaataaaagataaaaaataagaaatatattcACTTTGATCTTTATAATCTTTGATCTATGCATGGTTTCAATGATATACCTTGTTCTTAATGCATGTTTTAGCCTGATCACCTTGAACATGAGTTTGGTTTGACATATAGTATAGTGATAATTAACTATTTGAATTCGATCTAGGTTGATATCATCTAATGAATCGAAGATCTAGAGATAAGATTGAATCATTAATCAAACCAACATCCATGCTTAATGCTTCTTGCTTTGTTAATCAACCAAGAGATTTGAGGTTAATCCGATAAGACGATAATCTTCGTATTGGGAGATCGTATAGTATGATAAGACATGATGTGATGAAACCAACAATAGGACAAGGTCTATATATGAAATCTTAGAAAGCATTCGAGTTAATCGGTGAACACCAATTTCAACAGTTTTCTTTCTAATTGTTTTCAATCCGTTTAAACTCTTGCTTGTTTTAATTACACATGTGCTATTAATTGCTAGCTAAGAACCAATTGCTTAAGCGATTTTGCTAAAGAACGACATTATATTTCTAATTGCATGAGGACGATAAAACCATTTACTATGAATcttgaaaaatttgaaaatagagTATACCTTTCAATGGTGAGGGTTGTGACTGTCCATGACAAATAAAAATTAGAGATCCGAAATTGGACTTtgtttgtttgaccacattttGCGGACagtatatttaaattaaaacttcAATGAAAAAGcccttatttttcttaatttcctTTCTTGATTTATGGAAAAAGAAATTGTGACTTCTAAATTTATGAACTAAACCGGAGATTGTTTACTAAAATTCGCTCCCTCTTTCGTTACCTCCAATTCCCACAAACAAAATAGTTAATAAACCCCCAAAATTGAAGGTAGATAGATTTAGGAAGAGGCCAAGTGAGATTCTTCATGTAAATCGATGCTAAAATGAACTTCTCCAAGAATTTATTAATATCTTACACAAAAAGAAAGCCACAGGCTACAAATAATCCTTAGATTTCACAAAATGATACTTAATTCTTAGAACATCAAGAAATTGAACCGTAGTAGCAGAtcctatatatatctatacgCACAATTGCCaatttagatatatatataaaaataaacaattattAGTGTTTGTTCTAGACTTCTAGCTAGACAGTCTATTAGACCTGGTAGTGCTCCAGCTGAACATCTTTGGCCTTCAATGGCTCATACTCACCATGATACACTTCAAGATGATCTGACAAAGCAGACTTGTCAATATTCTGATGATGGTAGGACTTGCAAACAAAGTAAAGCACAGATTGGATCACATGCCCAAACAGAATCAAATGAGACAAAAGTATGAGACACAAGATCCCATAAGCTGTTTTTTCCACATAACCCAGCCTCAATCCTTGCACCACCAGCTTGTTGAACAAAAGGTAAATCAAAAAGGAGGGAACATTGAGCGTCAAAATAATGAGTATGGACAAACCCATCTTCCCCTTCATCAACTCATTGCTCTTCATCATTGCTTTAAACCCATAAGAGTCTTCCAAAACCGTCACAACACTCGCCAATTGCCAAATCACAGTCAAATACACAAGCCCAGCAATATAAAATATCCCCATGACAACCATAATTGGAATCCCATAACTCTGTCTCAGAATTGTGAGTGCCAGTATGACCAAAACAAAAATCGCCACTAAGTTGTAAATGAAAAGCGCCACAAAAGTGGAGAGAAAAGTGACCATGAGTCTCTTCCAGACTCTTGGGACAACGCTGAGGACTCCGCGGAACGTTATGTCTCTCGCGGTGTAGATCGAGGCGACGGTGTAGACGACGGCGGAGGTTGTGAGGAGGGAGAAGATTAGGAGGAAGGTGATGTAGGCAAGCTTGAAGAGCCAATAGGTGGCCCACTCAGAGGAGATCATGTCGGAGAGTTTTTTGTGTTGGGGTGTGTCCTGTGGTGTGTAGAGCATTTCCTGTGTGTTGTTGTTGATCTTGCTGAAGAGGATGTTGGAGACTTCCATGTGGATGAGGAGGATAAAGGTGAGAGGGAGGATTAGAGTTAGGGTGATTTGGCTGAAGATTTTTCTCCATGAGAGGATGATCTTGTAGGATTCTCTGTAGACTCCGAAGAGGCCTAGGAATTGCATCTCTTCTTGCTCTGTATCCATGGATGGCTCTGTTTTTGGTCTTTACAGTTCGGTGGGATGAAGATGTGGATTGAGAATGAATGTGGAATAAGATGCTGGAATGGCAATAGAAATGAATGGGTCTAATGTTGATATCATTCTATCATATTGTATAATGAAAGCAAAGTTGACTCGGTTGGCTTTTGTTGACTCTTCCTACACTTATCCCAACTTTAAAGATAAaacaattatttaaaaagaaaaagagcaaTTGTCATTATTTATTCTTGAGGTGAATCACACTGATTATTTCGAAATCAGGATTCAATTACGATTAAGACTCGTCTTCATCACTATTTTAAATGTATTGTGCAGTGattgaatttaatattttttctggTAAACTCAAATTGTGTTACTAAATGAGCGGCCAACCTCATGAGTAGTAATATTGATTAGTAGAGACCCATTTGGTAGGTTTATTTCATTTCTTAATggataaaaaatgataaatatgtAAGTTCAGATTGATAATATAAtgtaaaagaaagagaaagagaaaaaaatggaaaagacaaattattaaatataaaaactaaGGTCAGATGAAAGGTTAttttcttgtttcttttctttttcatccaAGTGTCAAATAATATGAATAATAAACAATATAAATTTTCAATGTCATTCCTCATTTCCTGTCTCTCATTTTGACAAGGGAAGGAGGGGGCAAGTATATTCTTTTAACAAAAAAGTAAATGAGTTTATGAATTATGATTCTAGAAGGATAATGCCAAAATAAAGTCCTTGGTCTAAAATGTCTTCATTAAAATAACATACGAGTAAGAATTAGTTAATAAGTACTTCGTACACTTTCTCAATTTTATTGTACTTTTTGTAGTTTATACGAGGTTTAATAGCATTTTTTATCCTGACTTATCATGATTTGATAGTTTTGGTCCTCAAGAAATTTATTAGCTTACAAGGTCATTCTATGAGGGAtcataaattataataattatcaAATAATAATAAGTGAGAGACCAAAACTACTATTAAGCTTTATACAATAACTATGGTTAGCTTTTTTTTACAGCAATAATTGGTTAGTTGGTTCAGTGTTTTTCATGATTAAAATTGCATTTAAGAGGAAATTAAAAATCATAACTACGATGAAGTGGGATGAGGTTTCCTTCCGTAAAAAACAAAAGACTTGACTTAGTCTTGAATGGACGGCGAAGGCCAAGTCTTGCCGTTAACGTGTGGGCGTGTTGCACAAGACCAATGCAAAGACAACTAATAAATAAGAATAGGAAAATAGGAAAATTCTCAAGAAAAACGTACATcgcttcaatcaattttttaatctTTTCTTGTGGCATGGACAAGTCCAGTTTCTGCCTTTCTTCGATGTTTCGTTTTCCTTTATCCTTAAGTGTCCGTTTCGTGGCAACGACGAGATAGAATATGACAGGATAGTAATAATATTATGTTATTACTAGTATTAAACTCGtttgtccgtgcgatgcacaaataattttttaggaatttcacttttttttttgtcttgaccaaggtatccccacagccgacagcTGTGAGATTAATCCATCGTCCCACgccagcgcactaagcggtagggggctggccaatgagttttttctattTGCAAGAGTTAGGATTCAAACccccaaccacttgcttaaaggataaagtgctgaaccactacaccaaccCACTTGGTTCAGGAACTCCACTTAATTACAATtattgagaatttgatgtataTGGAATAATACAATGGTGTATTTAATAAGccatacaattttaattagtatcttatatttatgtttaaatgttttatttttcttatatatatgaattagaTGAGTTTCAAATGTTAGTTGTGTTTGACCCCCTATCAACTTGTAATTTGGCGCAACATTTActgtaaaatttaaaaagttggCTGAAATGTAATAACATATTAGACTGTGAGATAGATATTTGtaactaaaagaaaatatttagaCACATACCTAGGTAATGATTTATTCATATCTCACTTTCTttcatatctttttttttgaggGGCAATTCCTGTTTCTCATTCAAGAAAGAGCAGAAAAAACTGCTGGTGTTACATCATGATTGATCAGAATTGAGGTCCCTAGAGGGTCCTCCTCAATCCAGCAAGAGTGGATGTGGATAAGAAGTGCCAACAACACATTAGTCCATGAGTCCAAATCACTAAAGGGCAATGataacaaaaaaatttcttcattCCACTTCCTCGTCTAACTCTTTCTTCGCCACTTTCTGCATTCTAATGAATTCCAATGGCCTCTGGGGGTGGTAGAACATGTAACTATGGTTGTATTGGTTGCAGGACTGAGGGAGTTTAGTGAGTAGTGCCTCAAAGCAGCACATGAAGGGAGTTTATAGAGTAGTGCCTCAAATCTGCACACCTCTATCTAAAACAGAAAGAGTAGTGAATAATAAAATCATTTTAGAAAAATTGGCAGTAGAGGCCTAACAAATTCTACATCTACAACATATCATTTCCGAGTTTCCATAAGCCCCCACGATTAGGTGATGTAATAACAAATAGAAACATGTCCTAAATCTATTCATAACTCAAGCTTCTATTCTTCTCAATTCAAATTTCATGTTTTCAACAACATCAAGTAAAAAAAATGTCATATCAGCCGAAATGAAATTTACTACTATCCCAAATCCTGCCATAAAATGTATAGTAATTTCTCCAAATATGCCCAATTGTGGTTTTCAGCTTGCCAGCCTTTGTGGTAAGTGGtaactcaaaaattattttggaGGCTAATAGTCAAGCTAACTTTAACTTAATACAGAAGGGTGATCATTTTATTTGTCACTGAGAAAAATCTCATAGTTAGAATTTACATTAAGCTATGAGACTATTAAACCTTGTCATAACTTTTGTGCATAGAAGAACCTTAAATCTACAACACGTCAATGTTTTGCTCATACCATATCTACTCACTTGATGAATACCAAAGTACACAAACTTTTTGTCCACCTTTCTGCAAAGATCCCCTTGTGGAAGCATTGgcataaatgaaaatatgaCCAACATTTTAACAAACCAAACAGCACCAATAACATGATTCCCTCACAATAGAAATTTAGAAACATTACattagaaaagaataaaaaccaGCGAAACTAACCAACGAAGGAAGAGACCGATCTAACCAAATCTactatgtaagacccaagtttttaagtttagaataagtgaataaaattcctatttgtgataaggtttgatgtatcgtgaagagaaacctgaacaagagtttattgaatggaataaatttatgaaggagaaagttcaggaaaagtctaaggattgtatcaaaatcgataaaagttatagcacgactaatattcgtttaaacctagggcaagaacactagtaaatagctaatttacacttaaagacacgatggaaactaattccaaaaatcttcagagaaatgttagaacttctcttactccatctataacaagcgtttcgatgcgaaaccctagaatgtacgaacgtccgattccaatcctcggaggtttgccgaaactaaaaccctgatagttcaagaaacctaaaatcaaccgacgatgaagactttttctattcggagcttcaaatgaagattccacacgcatacacccatttctcctgatgtttccaatctttcttcagaaggaagttttctcttccgacat contains:
- the LOC130724568 gene encoding uncharacterized protein LOC130724568; the protein is MDTEQEEMQFLGLFGVYRESYKIILSWRKIFSQITLTLILPLTFILLIHMEVSNILFSKINNNTQEMLYTPQDTPQHKKLSDMISSEWATYWLFKLAYITFLLIFSLLTTSAVVYTVASIYTARDITFRGVLSVVPRVWKRLMVTFLSTFVALFIYNLVAIFVLVILALTILRQSYGIPIMVVMGIFYIAGLVYLTVIWQLASVVTVLEDSYGFKAMMKSNELMKGKMGLSILIILTLNVPSFLIYLLFNKLVVQGLRLGYVEKTAYGILCLILLSHLILFGHVIQSVLYFVCKSYHHQNIDKSALSDHLEVYHGEYEPLKAKDVQLEHYQV